One window of Marinomonas primoryensis genomic DNA carries:
- a CDS encoding beta-ketoacyl-ACP synthase III, with protein sequence MNSSVVISGVGLWTPEHSISNEELVTSYNAWAELFNLENETAIKAEEMEAKPLSSAAFIEKASGIKSRYIYSKKGALDIHRMRPILDVREDDQVSHQAEMAIAAAQKALSAANKTAADIDMVIVSCAYTQRSYPAIAIEVQAALGIEGFGFDMLVACSAATFGLQRAVDAVKAGTSKGVLVINPELTSPQVNYMDRDSHFIFGDVATAVVVESSETCQSAHAFDVLSTKCVTSYSNNIRSNFGYLTRTTDEDPYSADKLFYQNGRKVFKEVCPMAADHIESHLLSEGINVSALKRWWLHQANINMNLLISRRLLGRDATLEEAPVVLDEYANTASAGSIIAFAKYHDDLSAGDLGVICSFGAGYSIGSLILRKR encoded by the coding sequence ATGAATTCTTCAGTCGTCATTAGTGGGGTCGGTTTATGGACTCCAGAACACAGCATTAGTAATGAAGAGCTAGTTACAAGCTACAACGCTTGGGCGGAACTTTTTAACCTAGAAAACGAAACAGCAATTAAAGCGGAAGAGATGGAGGCAAAACCTCTTTCTAGTGCGGCTTTTATTGAAAAGGCATCTGGTATCAAAAGCCGTTATATCTATTCAAAAAAGGGGGCTTTAGACATACACCGCATGCGCCCGATTCTTGACGTACGAGAGGATGATCAAGTCTCTCATCAAGCTGAAATGGCGATTGCTGCGGCACAAAAAGCCTTGAGTGCCGCGAATAAAACCGCCGCTGATATCGATATGGTCATTGTGTCTTGTGCTTATACTCAGCGTTCTTATCCTGCTATTGCCATTGAAGTGCAAGCGGCGTTAGGAATTGAAGGGTTCGGCTTTGATATGCTAGTGGCTTGTTCTGCTGCGACCTTTGGTCTGCAAAGAGCAGTTGATGCAGTGAAGGCGGGCACCTCAAAGGGCGTTCTCGTCATCAACCCAGAGCTTACTTCCCCTCAAGTCAACTATATGGACAGAGATTCACACTTCATCTTTGGTGATGTGGCGACGGCTGTAGTGGTAGAAAGTAGTGAAACCTGTCAGTCAGCACACGCCTTTGATGTGCTTAGTACAAAATGTGTCACGTCTTATTCAAATAATATTCGATCTAACTTTGGATACTTAACGCGAACCACCGACGAAGACCCTTATTCTGCAGATAAGTTGTTCTATCAAAATGGTCGAAAGGTTTTTAAAGAAGTTTGCCCTATGGCCGCTGATCATATTGAAAGCCATTTGCTGAGCGAAGGCATTAATGTTTCCGCATTGAAACGTTGGTGGTTACATCAAGCCAATATCAACATGAACTTGCTGATCAGTAGACGACTGCTAGGGCGCGACGCGACGCTTGAAGAAGCACCAGTGGTTCTTGATGAGTACGCCAATACCGCCTCCGCGGGATCTATCATTGCGTTTGCCAAGTACCATGATGATTTAAGCGCCGGTGATCTTGGTGTGATCTGCTCTTTTGGAGCAGGTTACTCGATTGGCAGTTTAATCCTTCGGAAACGATAA
- the pgm gene encoding phosphoglucomutase (alpha-D-glucose-1,6-bisphosphate-dependent): MAIHPQAGQLAPHTSLVNLPELMTAYYLKKPRVITHPDECVSFGTSGHRGSALLASFNEDHILAITQAIAEYRQAQHISGPLYLGKDTHALSEAAFQTALSVFTANGVRVRTQLNGGFTPTPVISHAVLTHNNKTQTDLSDGIVITPSHNPPEDGGIKYNSIKGGPADKDITDWVAKRANALLKGNLHGVKRFSIEEIEESGLVEPFDYINHYVNDLENVIDMQAIANAKIRIGVDPMGGAGIHYWKPIAKKYGLDITVVNSEVDPTFRFVPLDKDGRIRMDCSSPYSMQGLLKLKNDFDIAVGNDPDYDRHGIVCAQSGLMNPNAYLAVAIEYLAQHRAQWPQDIQFGKTLVSSGMIDRVVNGLGRRLCEVPVGFKWYVEGMFEGSMAFGGEESAGASFLRKDGTVWTTDKDGFIMALLAAEILAVTGKDPQTLYEAQVAKYGQPFYKRIDVAATSAQKSLLGALDANNVTQTELAGETIVSVLTHAPGNGAAIGGLKVSTENGWFAARPSGTENVYKIYLESFISEEHLAKLEEEAKALVNKVLDN; encoded by the coding sequence ATGGCAATTCATCCTCAAGCTGGACAGCTTGCTCCGCATACTTCTCTGGTAAATTTACCTGAACTCATGACGGCTTATTATTTAAAAAAGCCTCGAGTGATTACTCATCCAGATGAATGTGTGAGTTTTGGTACCTCAGGACACCGAGGCAGTGCTTTACTCGCCAGTTTTAATGAAGATCACATTCTTGCTATCACTCAAGCCATTGCTGAGTACCGTCAAGCTCAACATATTTCAGGACCACTTTACCTAGGCAAAGACACTCATGCTTTGTCTGAAGCCGCTTTTCAAACCGCGTTGAGTGTCTTTACCGCGAATGGCGTCCGAGTTCGTACTCAGCTCAATGGAGGCTTCACGCCCACGCCTGTTATTTCTCATGCTGTCTTGACGCACAATAATAAAACACAGACTGACCTTAGTGACGGCATTGTCATTACGCCTTCTCATAACCCACCAGAAGATGGTGGTATTAAATACAATTCTATAAAAGGTGGACCTGCAGACAAAGACATAACGGATTGGGTTGCAAAAAGAGCGAATGCTTTACTGAAAGGAAACTTACACGGTGTGAAGCGATTTTCTATAGAAGAGATAGAAGAGAGCGGGTTAGTTGAGCCTTTTGATTACATTAATCATTATGTAAACGATCTTGAAAATGTCATCGATATGCAAGCCATTGCAAACGCCAAAATTCGAATTGGTGTTGATCCAATGGGGGGGGCAGGTATTCATTATTGGAAGCCTATTGCAAAAAAATATGGCTTAGACATTACCGTTGTAAACTCAGAAGTTGATCCAACGTTTCGTTTTGTTCCGTTGGATAAAGACGGTCGTATTCGCATGGATTGTTCTTCCCCATATTCCATGCAAGGTTTGCTCAAGTTAAAAAATGATTTTGATATTGCGGTGGGTAATGACCCTGACTATGATCGTCATGGCATTGTCTGTGCTCAATCCGGCTTAATGAATCCTAATGCCTATCTTGCAGTGGCAATCGAATATTTAGCACAACACAGAGCACAATGGCCCCAAGACATTCAGTTTGGAAAAACCTTGGTGTCCAGTGGCATGATTGATCGTGTTGTAAATGGCCTTGGTCGCCGACTTTGCGAAGTGCCCGTCGGCTTTAAGTGGTATGTCGAAGGTATGTTTGAAGGTTCTATGGCATTTGGGGGCGAAGAGAGTGCAGGGGCTTCTTTTCTACGTAAAGACGGCACCGTTTGGACGACCGATAAAGATGGATTCATTATGGCGTTACTTGCAGCGGAAATCTTAGCGGTAACAGGAAAGGATCCACAGACATTGTATGAGGCTCAAGTAGCTAAGTATGGCCAGCCCTTTTATAAACGCATTGATGTTGCAGCAACCTCGGCGCAAAAATCATTATTAGGTGCGCTAGATGCAAACAATGTGACGCAAACCGAATTAGCGGGCGAAACGATTGTCTCTGTTCTAACTCATGCTCCGGGCAATGGAGCCGCCATTGGTGGTTTAAAAGTGTCTACCGAGAATGGTTGGTTTGCCGCCAGGCCATCCGGCACAGAAAATGTGTACAAAATCTATTTGGAAAGTTTTATTTCAGAAGAACATCTTGCCAAGCTGGAAGAGGAGGCGAAAGCCTTAGTGAATAAAGTACTAGACAACTAA
- a CDS encoding spermidine synthase, whose protein sequence is MSHQNLLHDSADDLGPIRIFDDGQYRVLSFAEGDEQSRIRLSTPHILQHEYTQAMMLPLLFCEPKRVCILGLGGGALLHALHHAVPAIHITAVELRQEVMDAAEMYFKLPRGKRITLNVANAIDCMAEGLPKKVDLLMTDLYNTEGMDQGVLQASFIENCAKNIKDDGWLVLNCWMNDKNNQDLTDIIKKHFIDVRALDTGGGNWVIIAGKRMNHGNAKELKAHALSLSNHMGFQLTKWLSRLSAV, encoded by the coding sequence ATGAGTCACCAAAATTTATTACACGATAGCGCCGATGATCTAGGCCCTATTCGCATTTTTGATGATGGTCAGTATCGAGTTTTGTCCTTTGCAGAAGGTGATGAGCAAAGTCGTATTCGCCTTTCTACACCGCACATTTTGCAACACGAATACACCCAAGCCATGATGCTGCCTTTATTGTTCTGCGAGCCTAAAAGAGTGTGTATTTTAGGGTTAGGTGGTGGTGCATTACTTCATGCTTTACACCATGCAGTACCCGCTATACACATTACTGCAGTAGAACTACGTCAAGAAGTAATGGATGCTGCTGAAATGTATTTCAAACTTCCAAGAGGCAAGCGGATTACATTAAACGTGGCAAACGCCATTGATTGCATGGCAGAAGGCCTACCTAAGAAAGTCGACTTACTCATGACGGACCTTTACAACACTGAAGGTATGGATCAGGGCGTTTTACAGGCGAGCTTTATTGAGAACTGTGCTAAAAATATCAAAGATGACGGCTGGCTTGTCCTAAATTGCTGGATGAATGACAAAAATAACCAAGACCTCACTGACATCATTAAAAAACACTTCATTGATGTTCGTGCATTAGATACAGGCGGTGGTAACTGGGTGATTATTGCGGGTAAAAGAATGAACCATGGCAATGCAAAAGAGCTCAAAGCACACGCTCTAAGCCTGAGCAATCACATGGGTTTTCAATTAACTAAATGGTTGTCTCGTTTGTCGGCTGTTTGA
- the ydiJ gene encoding D-2-hydroxyglutarate dehydrogenase YdiJ, which produces MIPRLSEVSPIQAKYLSFIERLKASGFLGDTNPDYANRVVHSTDNSIYQILPQGVIYPKNIQDIQLLVSLSNQEEFQDIVLSPRGGGTGTNGQSLTDGLVVDLSKHMNHILEINTEEGWARVEAGVVKDQLNKAIKPHGLFFAPELSTSNRATIGGMINTDASGQGSVMYGKTRDHVLSLKTVLLDGYLLDSSPINDDSLAKIQSGSDYSAHAHRIVDSIQKSKAQEIKDSFPALNRCLTGYDLAHIRTEDGRFNMNSVLCGSEGTLGFIVEAKVNLLTIPTHAALVNIRYDSFEGSLRHARKLLAAKPTSIETVDSKVLGLAKGDSIWNSVSEFFPQHTGENIQGINLVEYTGDDEQDVTEKVKILTDALDILAKSGGSSALGYTIAMGHENVNKLWAMRKKSVGLLGNAKGDKRPIPFVEDTAVPPENLADFIMEFRAVLDSYHVQYGMFGHVDAGVLHVRPALDLKNESQEPMIREITDKVVALTQKYNGLLWGEHGKGVRSEYAPAFFGKLYPSIQQVKGAFDPRNQLNPGKIATPFELGADLLKIDSVPLRGQFDRQIPLKNRDQFKEGMYCNGNGACYNFDPNDAMCPSWKGTRDRRHSPKGRASLMREWLRGMSAQDVDTVQASKEAKSSHFLISFLPRLKNTLAKRRGDYDFSNEVHDAMMGCLACKSCVGQCPIKVDVPEFRANFLELYYSRYLRPVKDYLVGSLEFMMPTMALFPQPYNWLVRRRWVNHVSSKYIGLTDNPTLSTLNLKKEMSRRGIRLATPLAIESLSPKDRSRAVIVVQDAFTSYFETQLVLDTMETLSRLGFQAYLAPYMPNGKPLHVHGFIKAFNNTARKNLDMLQRLSFYGLPFIGIDPSMTLTYRAEYTKAFSNSRQVPKIQLMQEWLAQKSEHLIKQPLMCDNSTYHLMTHCTEKTNAAASIQDWQKIYSILGLELKVENVGCCGMAGTYGHESANQETSKTIYELSWKEKVDNPVLIEKLVATGYSCRSQVKRFDDVAIPHPIQVLLKHLREATVD; this is translated from the coding sequence ATGATTCCAAGGCTTTCTGAAGTCTCGCCAATTCAGGCTAAATACCTTTCTTTCATCGAACGCCTGAAAGCCTCAGGATTTTTAGGGGATACCAACCCTGATTATGCTAACCGCGTGGTTCATTCAACCGACAACTCTATCTACCAGATTTTGCCTCAAGGGGTTATTTACCCTAAAAACATTCAAGACATCCAATTACTGGTTAGCCTGTCAAATCAAGAAGAATTTCAAGATATTGTATTAAGTCCTAGAGGTGGCGGCACAGGAACCAATGGTCAATCACTGACGGATGGTTTGGTGGTAGATTTATCCAAGCACATGAATCATATATTGGAAATCAATACAGAAGAGGGTTGGGCTCGGGTCGAAGCTGGGGTGGTAAAAGATCAGCTTAACAAAGCCATCAAACCTCATGGATTGTTTTTTGCCCCCGAGTTATCAACCAGCAACCGAGCTACCATTGGCGGCATGATAAATACCGATGCCAGCGGACAAGGCTCCGTAATGTACGGAAAAACGCGTGACCATGTTTTATCACTTAAAACGGTATTATTGGATGGTTACCTGCTTGACTCTTCCCCCATTAATGATGATTCGCTGGCTAAAATTCAAAGCGGCAGCGACTATTCTGCCCATGCTCACCGTATCGTTGATTCAATCCAAAAAAGTAAAGCTCAAGAAATAAAGGACTCTTTTCCTGCGTTGAACCGTTGTTTAACAGGCTATGATTTAGCGCATATACGTACCGAAGACGGACGTTTCAATATGAATTCTGTGTTGTGCGGATCAGAAGGCACATTGGGATTTATTGTCGAAGCAAAAGTAAACCTTCTTACTATTCCTACGCATGCAGCTTTAGTGAATATTCGCTATGACAGTTTTGAAGGCTCGTTGCGTCATGCGCGCAAATTACTTGCAGCTAAACCTACGTCCATCGAAACCGTCGACTCTAAAGTGTTAGGCCTTGCAAAAGGTGACAGCATTTGGAATTCCGTCTCCGAGTTTTTTCCTCAACACACAGGAGAAAACATCCAAGGCATTAACCTAGTGGAATATACGGGCGACGACGAGCAAGACGTCACCGAAAAAGTTAAGATTCTTACTGATGCTCTAGATATCCTAGCAAAATCAGGTGGCAGTAGCGCCCTAGGTTACACCATCGCCATGGGGCATGAAAACGTCAACAAACTGTGGGCTATGCGGAAAAAATCCGTTGGCTTATTAGGCAATGCTAAAGGGGATAAACGCCCCATTCCTTTTGTAGAAGATACGGCGGTACCACCAGAGAATCTCGCGGATTTCATCATGGAGTTTCGTGCTGTGCTTGACAGTTATCATGTTCAATATGGCATGTTTGGCCATGTTGACGCAGGTGTATTACATGTCCGCCCAGCCTTGGATCTCAAAAATGAATCTCAAGAGCCTATGATTCGAGAAATTACTGACAAAGTGGTTGCTCTTACTCAAAAATACAATGGTTTATTGTGGGGCGAACACGGCAAAGGCGTACGCTCCGAATACGCGCCTGCCTTCTTCGGGAAACTGTATCCTAGTATTCAGCAAGTGAAAGGCGCTTTTGATCCAAGAAATCAATTGAATCCTGGTAAAATTGCCACTCCTTTTGAGTTGGGTGCTGATTTGCTAAAAATAGACAGCGTCCCACTACGCGGCCAATTTGATCGTCAGATTCCTCTTAAAAATAGAGATCAATTTAAAGAAGGAATGTACTGTAATGGCAACGGCGCTTGTTACAATTTCGACCCTAATGATGCTATGTGTCCTTCTTGGAAAGGTACACGAGATCGTAGGCATTCACCAAAAGGTCGAGCGTCCTTGATGCGTGAATGGTTGCGCGGCATGAGTGCGCAAGATGTTGATACAGTGCAAGCAAGTAAAGAAGCCAAAAGCAGTCACTTTTTAATCAGTTTTCTCCCTCGATTGAAAAATACACTGGCAAAACGCCGTGGGGATTATGATTTTTCTAACGAAGTTCATGACGCCATGATGGGGTGTTTAGCGTGTAAATCCTGTGTAGGACAATGCCCTATTAAAGTGGATGTACCAGAGTTTAGAGCCAATTTTCTTGAACTTTATTACAGTCGATATTTACGGCCAGTCAAAGATTACCTAGTTGGTTCTTTAGAGTTTATGATGCCAACGATGGCCCTTTTCCCTCAACCCTATAACTGGTTAGTACGTCGGCGTTGGGTAAATCATGTTAGTAGCAAGTATATTGGCCTAACCGATAATCCAACACTGAGCACACTCAACCTTAAAAAAGAAATGTCACGTCGAGGTATTCGTTTAGCCACGCCGTTGGCCATTGAATCATTAAGTCCAAAAGACAGATCTCGCGCCGTAATTGTCGTCCAAGATGCTTTTACCAGTTATTTTGAAACTCAACTGGTATTAGATACGATGGAAACGTTAAGTCGCCTTGGCTTTCAAGCCTACCTCGCACCCTACATGCCCAACGGCAAACCATTGCACGTTCACGGTTTTATAAAAGCGTTTAATAATACCGCCCGTAAAAATCTCGATATGCTACAAAGATTATCGTTTTATGGTCTACCTTTTATTGGTATTGACCCATCTATGACGCTAACTTATCGAGCGGAATACACAAAAGCGTTTAGTAACAGCCGACAAGTGCCAAAAATCCAACTCATGCAAGAATGGTTAGCTCAAAAAAGCGAGCACCTCATCAAGCAGCCTTTAATGTGCGATAATTCAACCTATCACCTAATGACACACTGCACAGAAAAAACCAATGCAGCTGCCTCGATTCAAGACTGGCAAAAAATTTACAGCATACTCGGGCTTGAGTTAAAAGTTGAAAATGTTGGCTGCTGCGGCATGGCGGGGACTTACGGTCACGAGTCAGCCAACCAAGAAACATCAAAAACCATTTATGAACTTTCATGGAAAGAAAAAGTAGACAACCCTGTATTGATCGAAAAATTGGTCGCAACAGGTTATTCTTGTCGAAGCCAAGTAAAACGCTTTGACGATGTCGCCATCCCTCATCCGATACAGGTGCTCTTAAAACATTTAAGAGAAGCCACTGTCGATTAA
- a CDS encoding 1-aminocyclopropane-1-carboxylate deaminase/D-cysteine desulfhydrase yields MSFIQPIILSSSCQHSLHHRYELSIYRGDCEHPHAPGNKWHKLQHHLTEAKKQQASVIATFGGPFSNHLHAFGSTLKSIPFKAVAVVRGELQPKLTPTLIDMVNNGVELWPSSRSDYRLGASSDVTHTINMLYDNVYWIPEGGGGLLGTLGCRDWAGDISNMDDEYDAWVVSAGTGTTAAGLLAHHQTPDLHVFSALKGAQNQRDFIVDQAQQINAAELSQSMAIQKPLSEKLFFHSHCHEGGYAKQSPALKKFIYEFAKNNSDSPLDPVYTCKSMYAVFTAMEEGTWPYRRTLFIHTGGLQGWRGYPLSSNPFVLP; encoded by the coding sequence GTGTCCTTCATCCAGCCGATCATTTTATCGTCATCATGCCAACATTCGCTTCATCATCGTTACGAACTGAGTATCTACCGTGGAGACTGTGAACATCCACATGCACCTGGTAACAAATGGCACAAGCTTCAACACCATCTTACTGAAGCAAAAAAACAGCAAGCGAGTGTTATTGCAACTTTTGGAGGGCCTTTTTCAAATCACCTCCATGCTTTTGGTTCGACACTAAAATCCATACCATTCAAAGCGGTAGCGGTCGTTCGAGGAGAACTACAGCCTAAGTTAACACCGACATTAATAGATATGGTGAATAACGGTGTTGAGTTATGGCCTTCGTCTCGATCGGATTATCGACTAGGTGCGTCCTCTGACGTAACTCATACTATTAATATGCTCTACGACAATGTTTACTGGATTCCGGAAGGCGGTGGTGGTCTGCTGGGCACATTAGGGTGTCGAGATTGGGCCGGAGACATTAGCAATATGGATGATGAATATGACGCATGGGTAGTATCAGCAGGAACAGGAACAACAGCAGCAGGTTTATTGGCTCATCATCAAACACCTGATTTACACGTTTTTAGTGCATTAAAAGGCGCACAAAATCAGAGGGATTTTATTGTTGATCAAGCGCAACAAATAAACGCCGCTGAGCTCTCTCAATCGATGGCTATTCAAAAGCCGCTTTCAGAAAAATTATTTTTCCATTCCCATTGTCATGAAGGTGGTTACGCAAAACAAAGTCCCGCGTTAAAAAAGTTCATATACGAATTTGCTAAAAATAACTCTGATAGTCCGTTGGATCCCGTTTATACCTGCAAAAGTATGTATGCCGTATTCACAGCGATGGAAGAAGGTACTTGGCCCTATCGACGTACATTATTTATCCATACTGGAGGATTACAAGGCTGGCGAGGCTATCCATTAAGCAGTAATCCTTTTGTCCTGCCTTAA
- a CDS encoding NAD(+) kinase, translating into MSLFRRVGIIARLDKPQILDTVKKLMEYLQEKDVAPVLEDQLAAMMPGIKVDSAPLKELGDHCDMVMVVGGDGSFLGAARAICHYDIPVLGINRGTLGFLTDISPHNLKEELDPIFRGEYQEEKRFMIEAKIKRQNRPSGEGIALNDLVLHPGKSARMIRFDLFIDDQFVMNQKSDGLIVATPTGSTAYALSAGGPILLPKLDALVLVPMHPHTLSNRPIVIDANARIRIVVCESNLTYPSVSCDGQLNITAAPGDEIYITKKTGGIRLIHPRNHDFYNVCRDKLGWQSSYRP; encoded by the coding sequence ATGAGTCTTTTTAGACGTGTTGGTATTATTGCTCGATTAGATAAACCTCAGATCCTTGATACGGTCAAGAAGCTGATGGAATACCTCCAAGAAAAGGATGTTGCGCCAGTACTTGAGGACCAGTTAGCGGCAATGATGCCCGGTATCAAAGTCGACTCTGCGCCATTAAAAGAATTAGGTGATCATTGTGATATGGTCATGGTAGTAGGCGGCGATGGTAGTTTTCTTGGTGCTGCAAGAGCTATCTGTCATTACGACATCCCTGTTCTGGGTATCAATAGAGGCACATTGGGTTTTCTAACGGATATCTCTCCGCACAATCTAAAAGAAGAATTGGACCCTATTTTTCGTGGTGAATACCAAGAAGAAAAGCGCTTCATGATCGAAGCAAAAATTAAGCGCCAGAACCGACCAAGCGGCGAGGGCATTGCGCTCAATGATTTAGTCCTGCACCCCGGAAAATCCGCTAGAATGATACGTTTTGATTTATTCATCGACGATCAGTTTGTGATGAATCAAAAATCCGATGGTTTAATTGTGGCAACCCCCACGGGCTCAACCGCTTATGCATTATCCGCTGGTGGACCTATTCTATTGCCGAAATTAGATGCACTGGTTTTGGTTCCTATGCACCCGCATACATTGAGTAACCGACCAATAGTGATTGATGCTAACGCGCGAATTAGGATTGTAGTCTGTGAATCCAACCTTACTTATCCCAGTGTTAGTTGTGATGGTCAGCTTAATATTACTGCCGCACCAGGTGATGAAATTTACATCACGAAAAAAACGGGTGGCATACGTTTAATACACCCTAGAAACCATGATTTTTATAATGTGTGTCGTGATAAATTAGGTTGGCAATCCAGTTATCGCCCTTAA
- a CDS encoding rhomboid family intramembrane serine protease, with the protein MYFVYQFKEAEDPKGLTQALWHHKVAHQIISEQGHNELWVLDPSQRPTVDQLMAIWKDDPSLLEQTRPVLTSSSVSKSRIFTQLTLAPVTAGLLIVTLLVAVVTKLGSDLTMVGYLSITPFDIKNGHIYFYTLSEVFSKGEYWRLFTPTLLHFSVLHIVFNTLWIWDIGRRIERQLGSILWSVGVLIIAIMSNALQYEISGYPLFGGLSGVVYGVIGFAWLLPLLNKRWPIIISKQLMIFFIVWLAVGYTPFPEMLGLGSIANTAHSIGLLTGLALGVVYWVATKHRQR; encoded by the coding sequence ATGTATTTTGTTTATCAATTCAAAGAAGCAGAAGACCCTAAGGGGTTAACCCAAGCCTTATGGCACCATAAGGTGGCTCATCAAATTATTTCTGAACAAGGTCATAATGAGTTGTGGGTGTTGGACCCAAGCCAGCGTCCGACTGTTGATCAGCTTATGGCCATTTGGAAGGATGACCCATCTTTGTTAGAACAAACTCGTCCTGTGCTTACATCTAGCTCGGTTTCGAAAAGTCGCATCTTTACTCAACTTACGTTAGCGCCTGTTACAGCAGGGCTATTGATCGTCACTTTGCTTGTTGCTGTGGTCACCAAACTTGGCTCAGACCTCACTATGGTTGGCTACTTGTCTATTACGCCATTCGATATAAAGAATGGTCATATTTATTTTTATACTCTGTCTGAAGTTTTTTCTAAAGGTGAATACTGGCGCCTTTTTACGCCCACGCTGCTGCACTTTAGTGTGCTTCATATTGTCTTTAACACCTTATGGATTTGGGACATTGGTAGAAGAATTGAGCGTCAACTAGGCTCTATTCTTTGGAGTGTTGGCGTCTTAATTATTGCTATCATGAGCAACGCTTTACAGTACGAAATAAGTGGCTATCCTCTTTTTGGAGGCTTATCTGGCGTGGTCTATGGTGTGATTGGTTTTGCTTGGTTATTGCCACTTTTAAATAAACGTTGGCCTATTATTATTAGTAAGCAATTGATGATCTTTTTTATTGTTTGGTTGGCCGTAGGTTATACTCCTTTTCCCGAAATGTTAGGGCTAGGAAGTATCGCTAATACGGCTCATAGCATTGGATTATTAACCGGTTTAGCGCTGGGTGTTGTCTATTGGGTCGCAACCAAGCATCGTCAACGTTAA
- a CDS encoding YeaC family protein — protein sequence MNFKEMIDNMSPEVYVKLKQAVELGKWPNGVRLTPDQTELCLQAVITYDYSNKEEKDRVGYIETKGHKGRDAKKPNDEHDTIKWIGDGPEGQA from the coding sequence ATGAATTTTAAAGAAATGATCGACAATATGTCGCCAGAAGTATACGTGAAATTAAAGCAGGCCGTTGAACTCGGGAAATGGCCTAATGGCGTGCGTTTAACACCAGATCAAACAGAGTTGTGTCTACAAGCCGTTATTACCTACGATTACAGCAATAAAGAGGAAAAAGATCGAGTAGGCTACATCGAGACTAAAGGCCACAAAGGCAGAGATGCTAAAAAGCCAAACGACGAGCATGACACCATTAAGTGGATAGGTGATGGTCCTGAGGGGCAGGCTTGA
- a CDS encoding DUF2797 domain-containing protein — MLQGNLKKMSTEVHDGQVYYYLDLGRDRVTVNDLLSKKISLYLDGTIHCTHCGKVTKKSFSQGFCFNCFRKLAACDVCIMSPEKCHFHLGTCREPEWAEQYCMQSHYVYLANSSALKVGITRGDQLPTRWIDQGATQARALFRVQNRRMSGLVETLFKSEVADKTNWRNMLKGISLEMDLEFEQERLIGQLYEGLDSLQREFGLQSITDLSDENETHEFIYPVLEYPTKVTSINAEKTPCIEGTLMGIKGQYWILDTGVINIRKYTGYQATLTF, encoded by the coding sequence ATGTTACAAGGTAACCTTAAAAAAATGTCGACGGAAGTACATGACGGTCAAGTTTACTATTATCTTGATTTGGGCCGCGATCGAGTCACAGTTAATGATCTTCTTTCCAAAAAAATATCGTTATATCTTGATGGCACCATCCATTGTACTCATTGTGGAAAAGTCACTAAAAAATCATTCAGCCAAGGCTTTTGTTTTAACTGTTTTAGAAAGTTAGCGGCTTGTGATGTTTGTATCATGAGCCCAGAAAAATGCCATTTTCATTTAGGAACCTGTCGTGAACCTGAATGGGCAGAGCAGTATTGCATGCAAAGTCATTATGTTTATTTGGCCAATTCTTCAGCTTTAAAAGTCGGTATTACTCGCGGCGATCAATTGCCAACCAGATGGATAGATCAAGGAGCCACGCAAGCACGAGCCTTATTTCGAGTTCAAAACCGAAGAATGTCTGGTTTGGTTGAAACCTTATTCAAATCGGAAGTGGCTGACAAAACAAATTGGCGCAATATGCTCAAGGGGATTTCTCTCGAGATGGATCTTGAGTTTGAACAGGAGCGCTTAATTGGTCAATTATATGAAGGTCTTGATTCCCTTCAGCGTGAGTTCGGGCTGCAATCCATTACCGATTTATCGGACGAGAATGAAACCCACGAATTTATTTACCCCGTTTTAGAATACCCGACCAAAGTCACCAGCATTAATGCAGAAAAAACGCCATGTATTGAAGGTACTTTGATGGGAATAAAAGGCCAGTATTGGATACTCGATACCGGCGTGATAAATATTCGTAAGTACACAGGCTATCAAGCGACATTGACATTTTAG